A segment of the Odoribacter splanchnicus DSM 20712 genome:
GTTTCTCCGAGAACAAAAACATGTGTGCGCCTGTGATATAAACAATAAAATTGTCGAAATGCAAAAATGGCTTTTCGATAAATGCGATACAAATAAAACAGAGCTCAATGATAATTATAAATGTGATGAAAATTTGCAAGCTAACAGATATTATTATCACGAAAAATTTATAAAGAAATTACTTCAAAGGCCTAATAATTTGCGACGGGCAAATCTGTTTACTACAAATTATGATATGGCTTTTGATTACGCATTAGACAATTTGGGTGTCCATTATATAAATGGATTCATGGGCGTTCATAATCGTTGTTTCAGACCGGAAGTATATGATTATGATATTTACTATCCTGGACAAAGTGTTTCTGGAAAGGTTCATCGTGCAGAAAAAGTTTTGAGATATTATAAAATGCATGGCTCATTATCGTGGGTTTCCTCAAAGCCTACTCCATCAAACGTCTATGGGATAAATGAGGTAACTATGAATGGAAGATTTGAACCATCTATTGACAAACAGATTATTATATATCCATGTGTTAGCAAAAAGACATTTACGTTAGATTTGCCATATTCTGAATTGTTTCGTCAATTTTCACAAGCAATTATACAACCTCAATCTGTTTTGTTTTGTTTAGGTTATTCGTTCTATGATGAACATATAAATGATATAATATACCAAGCATTGTCAATACCGTCATTTACACTTATCATAGCTAATTATATTACAAATCCTGAAATACAAAAATTGAAGTGTTTAGATGACCCGAGAATAATAATTTTGGATGAAACAGATTCTGAACAATCAACTTTTGTAGGGTTCGTAAAAAACATAATGCCGGATTTGTACGAGGAAAATGAACAAATGATTGTCGTTGATACATTAAATAAATTATACCCTCAAGTCGAAAGAAAAGAAAAGGAAGCATAGACAATGAACTATATAAACCAAAATAGAATAATTGGCAGAGTTTTATCTGTTGATAACTTCAGAGTCTTTATTAAGATTGAAGAACATATAATGGGTTCTTTTAAAAGTGGGGTCAACGACATTTATGAAGTTGCTCGAATTAATTCATATCTCATAATTCCTGTTGGTGCTGATAGAATTGTTGCTTTAATAACAAGGGTTACAATGAAAGAAGAAGTTGAATTGAACAGTAATTCTGCAAGTAGTATTTCATTACCATCCACAGCTCGTTATATTTCCGCAACAATGCTTGGTACGATAGCACAAAGGCAAAATAAAGATTGTTTTATACAAGGTGTGTATAGTTTCCCTTCATTAGATAATCCGGTTTGGTATGTTACCGAAAATGATTTAGACCAAATTTTTGACAATAAGGTAAGTTCAGATACTATTGATTATCGAAAAGACTTTTATCTCCCGATAGGGACTTCTCCTGCATTTCAAAATTATAAAGTCAAAATATGTCCAGATCAATTTTTCGTAAAACATGCAGCAATATTGGGAAATACAGGTTCTGGAAAATCATGCACATTGACATCAATTCTTAGAAACCTGTTTAAATTTGAGTATAATAGCAATACCATCCTCTCGAATGCGCATATTGTTATTTTTGATACTAATGGAGAATACAAGGATGCTTTTATTTCAGAGCAACAAAATAATGAATTGGAAAGGATTAATGCGTATTATTATGGTGGTGAGGGTCTGGTAAAAGTTCCATATTGGTTAATGAATTGGGATGATTTTAAATTTTTATTATCTCCAGGAGAAGGAGTACAAGCCCCCATTTTAAATAGAGCAATTGGATTGGCAAAAAATGAGATAGAACTCACTAAAAAAGAAGGATTTCCAAATATTTATATTCAATACTTACAAGATATCGTAAATCAAATTAATGGCAGTGCTGAGGATTATTGGAAAATAAAAAACTATTCAGATGTTATATCTGATTTAATGTCACAAAACTTTAAACTTGACAATGGAGTATGCTTAAATGAAATTTTGTCTCAAATTCCAGATGCGACAACTTATAACAAGCCTGCTGCGAGTCAAATATCAAATGTAACAAAAAGTCTTGAAACATTTATTCGTGGTATGGAGGATAAGAATATGGAAATTCAGATTACGAATGAACAAAATATAGATTTGCCCACTTGGTTTTCATATCAAGAGTTGTGTAAAAAATATATAGATGCTGCAATAAATCAAGATAGCACAAACAATAATAGAATCGCTGAGTATTTATCAACATTAAGATTAAGAATGAATAGTTTTTTAAAT
Coding sequences within it:
- a CDS encoding SIR2 family protein, with translation MNMEDSKDIQEIKLKVKKYLELENVSVLAGAGTSFHLGAPIIRTLPEDLKASCASEITKYFGEDANIPSYEDLFNCLQADRFLREQKHVCACDINNKIVEMQKWLFDKCDTNKTELNDNYKCDENLQANRYYYHEKFIKKLLQRPNNLRRANLFTTNYDMAFDYALDNLGVHYINGFMGVHNRCFRPEVYDYDIYYPGQSVSGKVHRAEKVLRYYKMHGSLSWVSSKPTPSNVYGINEVTMNGRFEPSIDKQIIIYPCVSKKTFTLDLPYSELFRQFSQAIIQPQSVLFCLGYSFYDEHINDIIYQALSIPSFTLIIANYITNPEIQKLKCLDDPRIIILDETDSEQSTFVGFVKNIMPDLYEENEQMIVVDTLNKLYPQVERKEKEA
- a CDS encoding ATP-binding protein, coding for MNYINQNRIIGRVLSVDNFRVFIKIEEHIMGSFKSGVNDIYEVARINSYLIIPVGADRIVALITRVTMKEEVELNSNSASSISLPSTARYISATMLGTIAQRQNKDCFIQGVYSFPSLDNPVWYVTENDLDQIFDNKVSSDTIDYRKDFYLPIGTSPAFQNYKVKICPDQFFVKHAAILGNTGSGKSCTLTSILRNLFKFEYNSNTILSNAHIVIFDTNGEYKDAFISEQQNNELERINAYYYGGEGLVKVPYWLMNWDDFKFLLSPGEGVQAPILNRAIGLAKNEIELTKKEGFPNIYIQYLQDIVNQINGSAEDYWKIKNYSDVISDLMSQNFKLDNGVCLNEILSQIPDATTYNKPAASQISNVTKSLETFIRGMEDKNMEIQITNEQNIDLPTWFSYQELCKKYIDAAINQDSTNNNRIAEYLSTLRLRMNSFLNDKRIAVPLMLKDSEEANKNILPQFLSLILGDFNKVYKSEDDHFINQYNNDIRIADSSRTNQITIVDVSQLPYEVLETFAGLLGRIILEFVANFIPEQRGKYPIVIVLEEAQNYIAENKDSIAKTVFERIAREGRKYGISLIVSSQRPSELSKTVLSQCNSFIIHRLQNPDDQKYVRGLISSANADLLDQLPIIPQQHAIITGDCVRTPIQVRIDDVSPTPNSHNPEFVNNWISINDRINPSQIYDETCKRWIGIDGN